One Streptococcus sp. VT 162 genomic window, GTAACTGATGGTTCAACAATCAAAGTCACTGATAAAGATGACGATAGTCCACGTAAGATTACCTTTAGTAAGGTTAGCCTTGGTGGAACAGAAATCGCAGGCGCTCAAATAACTGTAACTGATAAAGATGATGACCTTCCACGTAAGATCACCTTCAGCAAGGTAAATCTAGCGGGTGAAGAAATCGCGGGTGCAAAAATCCAAATTTTCCGTGGAGAAAAAGTTGCAGGTAATCCTGTGGCTGAATGGACTTCAAAAGCCAATCAATCACATGTACTTGATTTGACTCCAGGAGTATATACTTTCCATGAAGAAGCCGCTCCAACTGGATACTTAGCAGTAACAGATATTACATTCCAAGTTAACTACGACGGAACTGTAACAGTGGTAAATGCTAGTGGAAATCAGGTTGAGTTTAAGGATGGTAAGTTAGTAGTAACGGACCAAACTGAACCAGAAAATCCTAACCTACCAAACACTGGAAGTGAATCTGGACAAGCTGCATTAGCAGCAGGTTTAGCTCTTCTAGCTTTAGGTGCAGGTCTTGTAGCAACTAAACGAAGAAAAGAAGACTAATCTCATTTAGTAGCCAATAAGTACAGTAAAGAAAGATCAGGGATAACCCCCTGGTCTTTTTTCTATGATTCAGAATAATGAAATATGATAAATTAAACTATTTACCAGTATGGTATATGACTATTGCTAAATCTCTTCTGATTTTTACTTATATAAAATAGTTTGGATAATTATTAAGGTGTATCAAACTTATAAATAAATGGAACGTTTTGTGCATTGTTCCTTTCTGTTTGTTTAAAAGAGAAGTTGTTCGTAAGTGTTCACTATACTTAAAGAAACTTCAGTCTGATGAAAGAATTAATTTTTATGGCAGTAATTTTACACTGTGTCAATATTTTCAAAAGACAATAACCTCATAATATTACAAAAAAAGTTAATTTTGTTTTATAATGAAACTAAAGGAGGTTTCTATATTAAAAATAGAACAAATATGATAAATATTGCACTCACATATAGTTATGAAACATGTTAATATGATGTAACTTATTCAATAACCCTCATGGATTTCAACGAATTCGAAAGGAGATGAGTGTTGAGGTTTTATAATCATAGTTTGTCGTTTTAATGTTTTCGGTAATTTAGAAAGGAAGATTATGAAGAACAAGAAATTTTGGTTGCCCATCCTAACTTCTCTGGCCTGTTTGCTAGGGATAATCTTTGCTCCAAATTCAGTTCAAGCAAAGGAACTGAAGAACGTTATCAGTAATATTGGAATTTGGGAGGTTGATAATGGTAAGTTTATAAAACCGGATGCGAATGGTGTTTATACACTTTCACCTGAACATCATAACTACTCAAATTATAAATTCACTGTTGATTACGATTTGAGCGCCTATGATGGTAAATTAGAGGACGGTGATACCTTTACCTTTACTGTTCCGAGCCCTTTAACTGTTAGAAATGAAACTTTTGATTTAAAAGATAAGGAAACAGATCTCGTTATCGGAGAAACTCAAATTGTATCAAACGGGGATAATAATGGTGGTAAGGCAACTATTACATTAAAAAATCTGAAAACCTATCTTGAGAAAAAAGGTGGCTATCAAGTCCAAAACGTTAAAGGAAATTTCTTTGTTGGTTTTAGTTCTAAAAATGAATTAAGCAATGAAACGCTCCGTTTTGATAAAACGGAAACCATAAATGAAATTACACACCAAATTAAGGTAAAAAGAGGTGAAGCATCTGATTATTCTGAAGGAATCGGTCGAGCTAATTTCAATAAATATCATGGTTTGATTTACAAAGAGGATTGGACATCAAAGGCTCTAAATAAGAGTGGAAAATACTTACACAGCTGGTATGTTCGTGTTAATCCGAAACAAGCAGCCTATAATAAAATTGAAATTCATGACTGGGTAGATCCAAACGCTTCGCCAATGCAGATGATCCCTGAAACATTTAGCGTCACGGCAGGTTGGTATGATCAATATTATTACTTTAAAGATGAGGTTGTCTTAGAAGCTGGTAAGGATTACCAAGTAAAATGGAATGATTCTTACACAGAATTTACTTTAACAATTAACAATGCATCTTCAATTCTTGCGAAGAACGGTAAACCAGCAGCATTTCGAATTAATTATAAAACAAGTGCTCCAGCTGATGGCACGCAAGTCCAAAACAATGCTGAAATGAAGGGTGATGACCAGATTCTAACATATGACGACTATAGTAATAAGACAGTCGTTAAGCAAATCGGAAACTCAGTCGTTGCTTCTGGTGGTACAATTCAGTTAGAAACTGGTTACCGTATCATTCTTTACAAGGTCGACGAGCTGACTCATGACCGTCTAAAAGGAGCAAAATTCAAGATTACTCCTCCGGCAGGAGCTACGGCTAAAGAGGAAATTGTAACGACAAATGATGACGGAATTGCTGAGTCATCTATTTACTCAGAAAGTGATATCAAGAAAGGGAACTTTACAGTAACCGAGATTGAAGCTCCTGAGGGATATGAGTTGAATCCTACTCCATTTGAGATGACTGTTGGACAAGATGGAGCTATCAAAACAGTTACAAATAAACGTAGCAAAGCTAAAGTTAAGATTAAGGCTAATAAAAAACTTACAGGACGTGAGTTGAAGGCTGAAGAGTTTGAATTCACTTTAACAGATCAAGATGGTAAGGTGAAAGAAACTGTGAAGAATGACAAAGACGGAAACGTTGCTTTCTCAGAATTGGAATTCGACAAAGCAGGAACTTATACCTTTAAAATTGCTGAAAAAGCTGGCAGTGATACAAGCATCAAGTACGACACTAAAACTGTTACGGCTACAGTTACTGTAGCGGACAAGGGTAAAGGTGCACTTGAAGCAACTGTTTCTTACGATGATGAAAAAGCATTCGAGAATACTTACACTCCAGCAAAAACGGAAGTTTCTGTTAAGAAAGTATGGAAGGACGAGAACAACCAAGATGGTAAACGCCCATCTTCTGTCACAGTTAAATTGCTTGCAGATGGTCAAGATACTGGTAAAACACTTGAATTGACTGAAGCAAATGGTTGGGCTGGAAGCTTCAAAGATCTTGATGCTGATAAAGGCGGAACACCTATTAAGTACACAGTAGTAGAAGTAACTGTTGCTGGTTACACTTCTGAAGTTACTGGTGACGCTGCATCTGGATTCACTATCACAAATAGCTATTTACCAGAAACAGTTGTTGTAAAAGCAACTAAGAACTGGGATGACGCGAACAACCAAGACGGCAAACGTCCATCCAAGATTACAATCAATCTTTTAGCAGACGGTCAGCAAATTGATTCGAAAGAAGTTCAAGCAGCTGCGGACGGAACTTGGACTGTCGAATTCACGAAATTAGCAAAATATAAAGCTGGTAAAGAAATCAAATACACTGTAACAGAAGAAGCCGTAGCAGAATACGAAGCGACTATTACAGACTTTACCATCACAAACAAATATGCTCCTAAAGAAATTGACTACAAGGTAACAAAAGTATGGAACGATGCGAACAACCAAGATGGTAAACGTCCTGAGTCCGTAACGGTTCAACTTTATAAAAAAGTTGGAGATGCAGATCCAGTAGCCGTTGAAGATAAGAAATTGACCTTAACAGCTAAGGAAAAGACTGATGATAACACTTGGGTAGCATCCTTCACCAATCTTCCACAATACGAAGCTGGAAAAGAAATCACCTATTCTATCAAGGAAGTGGATGTACCAGCTGGTTACGAAGCCTCTGTGACTGGTCAAGTAGTGACAAACACCTATAACCCAGAAACAGTTGTTCTTTCAGGAACTAAGGTTTGGAAAGATAACAACAACCAAGACGGCAAACGAACAAGATCTGTGAAAGTTCAAATTCTTAACGGCGACAAGGTTGTTCAAGAAATTGAAGTTTCAGAAGCAACTGGCTGGAAGTTTGAATCTAAAAAACTTCCTAAGTATGAGAATGGTAAAGAAATCAAGTATACTGTCAAAGAAACTGCTATGACAGAATACAAAGCAACCATCACTACAGATAAGGATGGCAAGTACACCATTACCAACGAACATACTCCAGAAAAAACAGCTGTAAAAGGTCATAAGATCTGGAAAGATGAAGATAACAAAGATGGCATCCGTCCAGCATCTATCACCGTAAAACTTCTTGCAGATGGTAAGGAAACTGGTCAGACAGCTACAGTGTCAGAAACAAGTGGCTGGACTTATGAGTTTACAGGTCTTGATCGTTATCAAGAAGGTAAGGAGATTGCCTACACTGTTGAAGAAGTGAATGTTCCAGATGGTTATACAGCTTCAGTAGAAGGTTACAACATTACAAATACACACACTCCTGAAAAACCAACACCTGGTAAACCAAATGAACCAGGTAAGCCTAAAAAAGGTGGGGAATTACCTAATACAGGAAGCGAGTCTAACCAAGCGACTCTAGTAGCGGGAATCGCCCTTCTTGGATTGGGAACAGGATTCTTGGCAAGACGCAAAAAAGAAGATTAAGTTTTTTAAACGGTATCTTTCACGAAATGTTGCAACGCAGTTTAAAAGTAGAAACAAGTGTCAATGGAAATTGGCACTTGTTTTTTTTGTAACTGACCCTGGTTCTACTACCGGATACAAGTGGATAGTTACCACTTACTGAAAAGCTATTGTTTTTATGATGAAATCCTCTATAATAGGTGACAAATAGAAAAGGAGATGTTGCATATGATTGAAACAAGATTACAAGATAAATTGAAGTCAGGTTTGGAGGTAGAAAATTTTCAAAAAGATGGGGCTATCTATCTGTCTCTTAATCCTGATTATCTATCTGGAGATAATGCTAAATACATGACTATGTATAACCGTTTGGCTCGCTGGTATGATATGAGTGAGAAATGGATAGGACCGCTTCTCCACGGCAAGGCAATTGACAAGTTGAGAAGGGATTTGATGGAGGAAATAGAATGGAAAGATAATTTATCTGTTCTTTATGTCTCTATCGGGACTGGTCAAGATCTCCGTTATATTCCTGAGACAATTGACCTGAAAAGTTTAGACTTTGTAGGGGTAGATATTTCTATCAGTATGCTAAAAAAATGCCAGAAATCTTGTGCTAAAAAGACCAATCTGCAACTTTTCCATGCTTGCGCGGAGGATCTCCCCTTTGCGGATAATAGTTTTGACATTGTCTACCATATTGGCGGAATCAATTTTTTCAATGATAAGGCCAAGGCTATGCAGGAAATGCTACGAGTGGCGAAGCCAGGAACCAAGCTTTTAATCGCAGATGAGACGGCTGACTATGTGGATCAGCAATATAAGAAAAATCATTTTAGTAAGGATTATTTTAAAGACGCTACTGTTGATTTGAGTGAAATTGAGAATGCTGTTCCAAGTGAAGTTAAGGAAAAGGAATTGAAACTTCTATGGGATGGCAAATTCTATGCCTTAACATTTAGGAAATAAGAAAAGTATCTTGGTAGAGCATAGAAAACGAGTTGTGAAGAAAAAAACATTCCCTCAGACGGCTGTCTGAGGGAATGTTTTTTTATGGGAGCATCATCAATTCGACAATCATAGCTATGTAGATGATTAAGGTAAGGAGAAAACCGGCTCTCCAGAAGAATTTGATGAATTTAGGGTAATAAAAACTTCGTTTTTTGACAAGGAAAAAGACTACAAGGAGGATTGCTAGGAGAGAAAGTGCGACTCCAAGTCGCGGTAGAAAGTTGTGGATAAAGGCTTTAGCAGTAATCAGATAGTACTCAAATACCAAAAGTGGAAAAGCTAGATCTGCGAAATTAAATCCTATTTTCCTAAGTCCAAAAAGCTTGGTGACAATAAAGCAAACCACCAAGGTTAATATCAATAATAAAATAGATGCTATTTTCATTAAAATCATACCCATATTGTATCATAAAAAAACGCTAAAGGAAATGAGAAACAAGGGAATTTGTAGGAAAGTCAGGCTTTTGAGATTGTAGGTGTTTTTTGTTATAATGAAAGTTATGAAATCTTATAATACCTTGAATGATTATTATCGAAAACTTTTTGGAGAAAAGACTTTCAAAGTTCCTATTGATGCGGGATTTGACTGTCCCAATCGGGATGGAACTGTAGCTCATGGTGGTTGTACTTTTTGTACGGTTTCTGGTTCTGGAGATGCTATTGTAGCACCAGATGCCCCTATCCGTGATCAATTTTATAAGGAAATTGACTTTATGCATCGCAAATGGCCAGATGTTCAGAAGTACTTAGTTTATTTTCAAAATTTTACCAATACCCATGAAAAGGTGGAAGTGATTCGGGAGCGATATGAGCAGGCTATCAATGAGCCAGGTGTAGTAGGGATCAATATCGGAACGCGGCCAGACTGTTTACCCGATGAAACCATCGAATATTTGGCTGAGTTGTCAGAGCGTATGCATGTGACGGTAGAATTGGGCTTACAGACTACTTTTGAAACAACTTCTGACTTGATTAACCGTGCCCATTCTTATGAATTGTATGTGGAAACAGTAAAACGCTTGAGGAAATATCCCAAGATTGAGATTGTTTCCCATTTGATTAATGGTCTGCCTGGTGAGACTCATGAGATGATGGTTGAAAATGTCCGTCGCTGTGTTAGGGATAATGATATACAAGGTATTAAGCTGCACTTGCTTCACCTCATGACCAATACGCGCATGCAGCGGGATTACCACGAAGGACGCTTGCAACTGATGAGTCAGGATGAGTATGTCAAGGTCATCTGTGATCAGTTGGAAATCATTCCCAAGCATATCGTCATCCACCGAATAACGGGAGATGCGCCTAGAGATATGCTGATTGGTCCCATGTGGAGCCTCAATAAATGGGAAGTGCTAAATGCTATT contains:
- a CDS encoding membrane protein, which encodes MGMILMKIASILLLILTLVVCFIVTKLFGLRKIGFNFADLAFPLLVFEYYLITAKAFIHNFLPRLGVALSLLAILLVVFFLVKKRSFYYPKFIKFFWRAGFLLTLIIYIAMIVELMMLP
- a CDS encoding adhesin codes for the protein MKNKKFWLPILTSLACLLGIIFAPNSVQAKELKNVISNIGIWEVDNGKFIKPDANGVYTLSPEHHNYSNYKFTVDYDLSAYDGKLEDGDTFTFTVPSPLTVRNETFDLKDKETDLVIGETQIVSNGDNNGGKATITLKNLKTYLEKKGGYQVQNVKGNFFVGFSSKNELSNETLRFDKTETINEITHQIKVKRGEASDYSEGIGRANFNKYHGLIYKEDWTSKALNKSGKYLHSWYVRVNPKQAAYNKIEIHDWVDPNASPMQMIPETFSVTAGWYDQYYYFKDEVVLEAGKDYQVKWNDSYTEFTLTINNASSILAKNGKPAAFRINYKTSAPADGTQVQNNAEMKGDDQILTYDDYSNKTVVKQIGNSVVASGGTIQLETGYRIILYKVDELTHDRLKGAKFKITPPAGATAKEEIVTTNDDGIAESSIYSESDIKKGNFTVTEIEAPEGYELNPTPFEMTVGQDGAIKTVTNKRSKAKVKIKANKKLTGRELKAEEFEFTLTDQDGKVKETVKNDKDGNVAFSELEFDKAGTYTFKIAEKAGSDTSIKYDTKTVTATVTVADKGKGALEATVSYDDEKAFENTYTPAKTEVSVKKVWKDENNQDGKRPSSVTVKLLADGQDTGKTLELTEANGWAGSFKDLDADKGGTPIKYTVVEVTVAGYTSEVTGDAASGFTITNSYLPETVVVKATKNWDDANNQDGKRPSKITINLLADGQQIDSKEVQAAADGTWTVEFTKLAKYKAGKEIKYTVTEEAVAEYEATITDFTITNKYAPKEIDYKVTKVWNDANNQDGKRPESVTVQLYKKVGDADPVAVEDKKLTLTAKEKTDDNTWVASFTNLPQYEAGKEITYSIKEVDVPAGYEASVTGQVVTNTYNPETVVLSGTKVWKDNNNQDGKRTRSVKVQILNGDKVVQEIEVSEATGWKFESKKLPKYENGKEIKYTVKETAMTEYKATITTDKDGKYTITNEHTPEKTAVKGHKIWKDEDNKDGIRPASITVKLLADGKETGQTATVSETSGWTYEFTGLDRYQEGKEIAYTVEEVNVPDGYTASVEGYNITNTHTPEKPTPGKPNEPGKPKKGGELPNTGSESNQATLVAGIALLGLGTGFLARRKKED
- a CDS encoding SAM-dependent methyltransferase; the protein is MIETRLQDKLKSGLEVENFQKDGAIYLSLNPDYLSGDNAKYMTMYNRLARWYDMSEKWIGPLLHGKAIDKLRRDLMEEIEWKDNLSVLYVSIGTGQDLRYIPETIDLKSLDFVGVDISISMLKKCQKSCAKKTNLQLFHACAEDLPFADNSFDIVYHIGGINFFNDKAKAMQEMLRVAKPGTKLLIADETADYVDQQYKKNHFSKDYFKDATVDLSEIENAVPSEVKEKELKLLWDGKFYALTFRK